The region CACGTCATCCCCCGAAGCCCGGAGTCGCCGAACGATGGAGGCCGGGAAGTTCTCGTTTGCGAGAAAGCGCTCGTTCACGCGCTCTGTCCCGGCGGAGGCAGCAGGTAGAAGCGCTCCTCCCGGAAGGTCTCGGCCGCGTAGGCGAGGACCGCCCGGATCCGCTCGGGAGTGAGGTTTGGATAGTTATCTTCGATGGCCTTCTGATCCCAGCCAGCCGCAAGTAGCTCGAGTACGAACTCCACCGAAAGCCGCGTCCCCTTCAGGACCGGCTTCCCTCCCAGGACCTCCGGATCCGAGATGATTACGTCCCGCCAAGTCACGGCTGTCGGTCCCCTTCGGTCTGTATGTGCTCTGATGATTGTACCGCCAGCGACCTGCATACCGGGCCTGCGCAGAGGGGACGGGCATGGCTGCCGCGAGGGTCGAGGCCCGGGCCTTCGCGCAGGAGAACCCGGTAACGGTCATGCTCCCGGGAGATCGCCTCGGGGCCTGGGCGCGGGCCGTGCCGGCCACGACACGCCAACGCCCACTTCGCGGCCGGCCGTGTGAGTTCCAGGTTATCTTTACCGGCGCGGAGGCGGACCGCGCGAAGGGCGGGATGGAGCGGCTTCGCCCCGGCGATCACTCCACCAGTTCGAAGACCCGCAGCGAGGCCCGCGGCTCGCCCAAGACGGGCGCGAGTTCGGCGAAGTCGTGGGCCGACCCGGCCTGGGTCCGGATCTTCTCGCAGACGGCGATCGAGCCCTTGCGGGCCAGGCCTTGCACGCGTCCGGCCTCCTCGAGGGCTTCGCCCAGGACCGACATGATGCCCTGGTCGCCACCCACCGAGGCCGATACGATGCCCGTGTTGACCGAGATCGTGAGCTTGGGCTCGAACTGCAGCCGATCGACGGCCTCGGCCGCCAGCGCGCGGGCGACCTCGCGCATCTCGGTCGCCGCCTCGATGGCCCGCAAGGCGTCGTCGTCGTGCCCGACGGGTACGCCGAACAGGCCGAGGGTGAAGCCCTCATGCGACTTGGCGACGCCGCCACGCCGGGTGATGGGCTCGGCCAGCAGGGCCTCGAAGGTCTTGCGCGTCTCGGGCGCGGTGTCGGCGGCGGCGTACGCTTCCACGAAGGCGGCCACGTCCCCGAGCACCAGCGTCACGACCTGCATGGGCGAGAGCATGCCCACCAGCTCACGCGTGGAAGAGCGGAGATCGGGCGTGGACTTGGTCAGGAGCGATGTCCCGCGGATCGGCGCCCCGCAATGCGGGCAGAACTTGGAAGCCAACGACAGGGGGTGCCGGCAGGCATGGCAAGCGAACATGGCTTCAATCCTTCATTCCGGCGGTCGCGATGCCCTTGACGAAGTAGCGCTGGAACAGCATGAACACCAGCAGGACCGGGATGGTGTTGAACATCGATCCCGCCATGATCAACGTCCACTTCGTAATGTACAGCCCCTTGAAGAAGTTCAGGCCGATAGGCAGTGTGAACAGTTCGGGCGAATTGAGCACGATCACCGGCCACGCGAACGAATTCCAGCTAGCCATGAAGCTCGTGATGGTCATCGTGCCGATCACCGGCCCGGCCAGCGGCACGATGATGCGCCAGAAGAGGCTGTAGCGCGACAGGCCGTCGATGAGGGCGGCCTCCTCGAGTTCCTTGGGCATGGCCTTGAGGAACTGGCTGACCATGAAGATGCCGCTGGTCAAGGTGCCCACGAAGGCGGGAATCAACGCCCAGTACGTGTTGATCCACCCCAGATTGGCCAGCGTCGCGTAGTTGGGGATCCACAGCACCTGGCCCGGGATCATCATCGTGGCGAGCATGGTGACGAACAGGAGATCCCGGCCCGGGAACGCGATGCGGGCGAAGGCATAGCCGCCCATCATCGCCAGGAGCACCAGGACGCCCACCGAGACCCCGGCCACCAGCACGCTGTTGACGACCCACTGCAAGAACAGCGGGGTGGACTGCACGACCTCGATGTAGTTCGAAAGCGTGAAGCGCTCGGGCCAGATGCCCGGAGCGAAGGCCTTCCCGGGCTCCTTGAGCGAGGTCAGGACCGAGAAGACGAACGGGAAGATCGAGAAGAGCGTGAAGAACGCCAGCACCGCGTAGAAGGCGCCCCGCGACAGCGCCTGCGCCAATCGTTGTGCCCGCGGCGGGGGCCCGACGTAGACCGTCCGCGGTCCTTCAAGCGCCCCTTCTGGGATGCGCGGCAGGGGCGCGGTGCCGGGAAGGGGGAGCGTGCCGCCGGTGCCGGGGATATGACTCATCGGCCTACTCCCCCATCACGCGCTTCTGCACCATCGTCACGGTGAAGATGATCAACGCGAGCACGAACGCGATGGCGCAGGCGAAGC is a window of Candidatus Tanganyikabacteria bacterium DNA encoding:
- a CDS encoding DUF433 domain-containing protein, whose amino-acid sequence is MTWRDVIISDPEVLGGKPVLKGTRLSVEFVLELLAAGWDQKAIEDNYPNLTPERIRAVLAYAAETFREERFYLLPPPGQSA
- a CDS encoding carbohydrate ABC transporter permease, translating into MAQALSRGAFYAVLAFFTLFSIFPFVFSVLTSLKEPGKAFAPGIWPERFTLSNYIEVVQSTPLFLQWVVNSVLVAGVSVGVLVLLAMMGGYAFARIAFPGRDLLFVTMLATMMIPGQVLWIPNYATLANLGWINTYWALIPAFVGTLTSGIFMVSQFLKAMPKELEEAALIDGLSRYSLFWRIIVPLAGPVIGTMTITSFMASWNSFAWPVIVLNSPELFTLPIGLNFFKGLYITKWTLIMAGSMFNTIPVLLVFMLFQRYFVKGIATAGMKD